The Bacteroidia bacterium genome contains a region encoding:
- the rfbC gene encoding dTDP-4-dehydrorhamnose 3,5-epimerase, whose product MKVHTTPIPGVWIIEPQIFSDARGYFFESYHKEKFKSIGIEMEFVQDNESLSQKNTVRGLHFQAPPYAQGKLVRVARGRVYDVCVDIRKSSPTYGKYFGIELSAENHLMLWIPEGFAHGFSVLEDNTLFLYKCTNIYNKAAERGILWNDPTLNIDWKVENPIISEKDKHLPTFDTFISPFE is encoded by the coding sequence ATGAAAGTACATACTACGCCCATACCTGGTGTGTGGATTATAGAGCCACAAATTTTTTCAGATGCTCGTGGATATTTTTTTGAGAGTTACCACAAAGAAAAGTTCAAGTCAATAGGCATAGAGATGGAGTTTGTTCAAGATAATGAATCGCTATCTCAAAAGAATACAGTGAGAGGCTTGCACTTTCAAGCACCACCGTATGCGCAAGGTAAATTAGTTCGCGTCGCACGGGGTAGAGTTTATGATGTTTGCGTAGATATTCGTAAAAGCTCTCCCACGTATGGAAAATATTTTGGAATAGAACTCTCGGCAGAAAACCACCTTATGCTCTGGATTCCCGAAGGATTTGCACATGGATTTTCAGTATTAGAAGACAACACTCTGTTTTTATACAAGTGTACGAATATATACAACAAAGCCGCTGAACGTGGAATTTTGTGGAACGACCCTACTTTGAACATAGATTGGAAGGTAGAGAACCCTATCATTTCTGAAAAAGATAAACATCTACCTACTTTTGACACATTTATCAGCCCTTTTGAATGA
- a CDS encoding glycosyltransferase family 2 protein: MSKPLKIGVVIPLFNEQDSLSQLAQEIVTVMNANHYDYEIWFIDDGSTDSSWQVIEQLHANNPKIHGVQFRRNYGKSAALNVGFQKVQADIVITMDADLQDDPHEIPELVSMILSGYDLVSGWKKNRAKYDPISKSVPTKLFNWATRQMSGIPLHDFNCGLKAYHIDVVKNIEVYGEMHRYIPVIAKWAGFTKITEKRVNLRPRLYGKSKFGWNRFINGLLDLLSITFTSKYMKKPMHFFGTIGIIFIFLGTISGAYLTIMKYFYHEPLKNRMPLLFLTILLLISGIQFFMTGFIGDMISRTHPHKDSYNIKTVL, translated from the coding sequence GTGAGCAAACCTTTAAAGATAGGCGTAGTTATTCCTTTGTTCAATGAACAAGATTCTTTATCACAACTTGCCCAAGAGATTGTAACCGTAATGAATGCAAATCACTATGATTATGAAATTTGGTTTATTGATGATGGCAGCACAGATTCTTCTTGGCAAGTGATAGAACAACTACACGCGAATAATCCTAAAATACATGGAGTTCAATTCAGGAGAAACTATGGAAAAAGCGCAGCGCTCAATGTAGGTTTTCAAAAAGTACAAGCAGACATTGTCATTACTATGGATGCCGACCTACAAGATGACCCGCATGAAATTCCTGAATTAGTGAGTATGATTCTTTCTGGATATGATTTAGTCAGTGGTTGGAAAAAAAATAGAGCTAAATATGACCCTATTAGTAAGTCTGTGCCAACAAAGCTATTCAATTGGGCTACCCGGCAGATGTCAGGAATTCCCTTGCATGATTTTAATTGTGGCTTAAAAGCTTATCACATTGATGTAGTTAAAAATATTGAGGTTTATGGTGAGATGCACAGATATATTCCCGTAATTGCTAAATGGGCAGGATTTACTAAGATTACAGAAAAGCGAGTTAATTTAAGACCACGCCTGTATGGAAAGTCAAAATTTGGCTGGAACAGATTTATCAATGGTTTGTTAGACTTACTTTCTATCACTTTTACAAGTAAGTACATGAAAAAGCCCATGCACTTTTTTGGCACAATAGGTATAATTTTTATTTTTTTAGGCACTATCTCAGGAGCATATCTCACTATAATGAAGTACTTCTACCATGAACCCCTGAAAAACAGAATGCCTCTACTGTTTCTTACTATATTGCTCTTAATCTCGGGTATTCAATTTTTTATGACAGGTTTTATTGGCGATATGATTTCGCGTACGCATCCACACAAAGACAGCTACAATATCAAAACCGTATTGTAA